GCCAAACATTAGCTCCGCAGGGCTAATCCCAAGAGCTTTAGATATTGTTATAGCGTCGTCAACGCCAATATTTCGGCGACCTGCCTCATAGTTTCCGATGCGTGATTGAGCCCACCCGCACAACTCTGCGAGTTTAGATTGCGACATATTTTTCTGTTCGCGTAGCTGCTTCAGTCTGGCGGCAATTGCAGTGTTTATGTTCATTACTGATTTTTACCACGTTACGTGTTATCGCTCAAAGAACGTTTCGTCTTGACTATCTAACACA
This Citrobacter enshiensis DNA region includes the following protein-coding sequences:
- a CDS encoding helix-turn-helix domain-containing protein; translated protein: MNINTAIAARLKQLREQKNMSQSKLAELCGWAQSRIGNYEAGRRNIGVDDAITISKALGISPAELMFGDDHAESWLTTKHRKLITLFDQLPESEQDRMIDTFQLRLKEIDEYVEKYLRGRFKPTDE